In Rosa chinensis cultivar Old Blush chromosome 1, RchiOBHm-V2, whole genome shotgun sequence, a genomic segment contains:
- the LOC112199062 gene encoding uncharacterized protein LOC112199062 isoform X2 has translation MAAKNAKRGIKRFLEQSTGDRVDQGKSECSHVRSKRLKAMLDPDNAGGSNECQNEMQLRDNDENAAQGESEHFKETNSCKFVQTDIVDAHMHMVRHHIKRIEKD, from the exons ATGGCAGCTAAGAATGCCAAGAGAGGGATAAAGAGGTTCTTAGAACAATCTACAGGTGATCGAGTTGATCAAGGAAAATCTGAATGTAGTCATGTCAGATCAAAGAGATTGAAAGCAA TGCTTGATCCAGACAATGCTGGAGGATCTAATGAATGTCAGAATGAGATGCAATTGAGAGATAATGATGAAAATGCTGCTCAAG GAGAGTCGGAGCATTTCAAGGAAACCAATTCATGTAAATTTGTACAAACTGATATA GTCGATGCTCACATGCATATGGTCAGGCATCATATCAAAAGAATAGAGAAG GATTGA
- the LOC112182177 gene encoding N-terminal acetyltransferase A complex catalytic subunit NAA10, with amino-acid sequence MVCIRKATMDDLLAMQACNLFCLPENYQMKYYLYHILSWPQLLYVAEDYNGRIVGYVLAKMEEESNECHGHITSLAVLRTHRKLGLATKLMSAAQNAMEQVFAAEYVSLHVRKSNRAAFNLYTETLGYKIHDVEAKYYADGEDAYDMRKELKGKKAHAGHGHAHHGHHHHHHHHEGGCCSAPAETKGGAKANSKAV; translated from the coding sequence ATGGTGTGCATACGCAAGGCCACAATGGACGACCTGCTGGCCATGCAAGCCTGCAACCTCTTCTGCCTCCCGGAAAACTACCAGATGAAGTACTACCTCTACCACATCCTCTCGTGGCCGCAGTTGCTCTACGTCGCCGAAGACTACAACGGCCGCATCGTCGGCTACGTCTTGGCCAAGATGGAGGAGGAGAGCAACGAGTGCCACGGCCACATCACCTCCCTCGCCGTCCTCCGCACCCACCGCAAACTCGGCCTCGCCACCAAGCTCATGAGCGCCGCCCAAAACGCCATGGAGCAGGTCTTCGCCGCCGAGTACGTCTCGCTTCACGTCAGGAAGAGCAACCGCGCGGCGTTCAACTTGTACACGGAGACTCTGGGGTATAAGATTCATGATGTGGAGGCTAAGTATTATGCTGATGGTGAAGATGCTTATGATATGAGGAAGGAGTTGAAGGGGAAGAAGGCGCATGCGGGGCATGGTCATGCGCATCATGgccatcatcaccatcaccaccaccatgagGGCGGCTGTTGCTCCGCGCCGGCGGAGACGAAAGGCGGGGCCAAGGCGAATTCCAAGGCTGTATGA
- the LOC112199062 gene encoding uncharacterized protein LOC112199062 isoform X1, with translation MAAKNAKRGIKRFLEQSTGDRVDQGKSECSHVRSKRLKAMLDPDNAGGSNECQNEMQLRDNDENAAQGESEHFKETNSCKFVQTDIVTGRCSHAYGQASYQKNREGLIVQYEDSGDNIHACNHCNACFWFGEAIKQSSSNAPLIYTSCCKKGQIKLEQSKPTPYFLEKLLDPNNGSESKHFRENIRVYNSMFSFTSMGATIDKKINTGSGPYVFKISGQIHHLMGSILPSNGECPKYAQLYVYDTKNEVSNRIKAIDPTHANSHIKADIVEGLIKMFDENNELVKEFRTMRDKYENDCLPSLSMSILNRQPTDSKQYEQPISDEISGLVVGDIGEFNSNKDVIIESNSGQMQRVSRIHPKYMSLQYPILFPYGEDGYKINLLLQQNASDSEKKRERMSMRAFITYQIQDRNF, from the exons ATGGCAGCTAAGAATGCCAAGAGAGGGATAAAGAGGTTCTTAGAACAATCTACAGGTGATCGAGTTGATCAAGGAAAATCTGAATGTAGTCATGTCAGATCAAAGAGATTGAAAGCAA TGCTTGATCCAGACAATGCTGGAGGATCTAATGAATGTCAGAATGAGATGCAATTGAGAGATAATGATGAAAATGCTGCTCAAG GAGAGTCGGAGCATTTCAAGGAAACCAATTCATGTAAATTTGTACAAACTGATATAGTCACAG GTCGATGCTCACATGCATATGGTCAGGCATCATATCAAAAGAATAGAGAAG GATTGATTGTCCAGTATGAAGATTCAGGCGATAATATTCATGCATGTAATCATTGCAATGCATGTTTTTGGTTTGGAGAAGCCATTAAACAATCATCGTCCAATGCACCGCTTATCTATACAAGCTGTTGTAAAAAGGGACAAATCAAGCTTGAACAATCGAAACCAACGCCatattttttggaaaaattaTTAGATCCTAATAATGGTTCAGAAAGTAAACATTTTAGAGAGAATATTAGAGTTTACAATTCAATGTTCTCCTTTACATCTATGGGAGCAACAATTGATAAAAAAATCAATACTGGATCAGGTCCTTATGTTTTTAAAATAAGCGgtcaaatacatcatttaatGGGTTCTATATTACCTTCTAACGGAGAATGTCCTAAATATGCTCAATTATATGTATATGACACAAAAAATGAGGTATCAAATCGTATAAAGGCTATTGATCCTACCCATGCTAATTCACATATTAAGGCAGATATTGTTGAAGGTCTTATTAAGATGTTTGATGAAAATAATGAGTTAGTAAAAGAATTTCGAACAATGAGAGATAAATATGAAAACGATTGTTTACCCTCATTAAGTATGAGCATACTTAATCGTCAACCTACTGATAGTAAACAATATGAACAGCCAATAAGTGATGAAATTAGTGGGTTAGTTGTTGGTGATATTGGAGAATTCAATTCAAATAAAGATGTAATTATCGAATCCAATAGTGGACAAATGCAACGTGTTTCAAGAATACATCCAAAATATATGTCATTACAGTATCCAATACTTTTTCCTTATGGTGAAGATGGttataaaataaatttattattgCAACAAAATGCAAGTGATtctgaaaaaaagagagaaagaatgtCAATGCGAGCTTTTATTACTTATCAAATTCAAGATAGAAATTTCTAA